The Flavivirga eckloniae genomic interval GCGTTACAATTTGGAAAAAGAATGATAATAATAAATGGAAAATGGTTGTTGATATTTGGAATGTAGACCCGACCATCAATTCAATTTATAAATAATCTATGACGATGAGAATTTCAGTTTTAACAATACTAGTAGCGTGCATTTCTATTTCTTATTCGTACGCTCAAAAAAAACAAGTTCAAGAGAGCAATTCTCTTACAAGTAACTCAATAAATATAACAAAAATGAATATTCAAGACGAAAAACAAAGCTTCAACGACATCAAAGAAGTTACAAAAGCACTCGAACCATACATCAAAAGCGCACTAACGGGAGACGGTAAGTTAAGTAGATCTGCATTTTATGATCATGCCCATATTTTAGGTTCAATCAAAGGTACAGTTTATAATATGACTGCAGATGAATTTGGCGGTGCTGTTAGTGAAGGAGGTCCTTCAGAGAATGTACAACACCATATAACATGGATTGATATTTCAGGCCCAGCTGCTGCTGCAAAAGTTGAGTTTTTGGATTGGAATGGTTTACGATTTACAGACTTCTTTGTTCTGTACAAAAAAGACGGACAATGGAAGATTAGTGGAAAAGTTTACAATTCGCATTCTAAAAATTGACTTGTTCAATAACGACACACAATAAACACATAAATAATAGCGGTTTGAGTTTTAATTCGAGCCGCTATTACTTTTAAAAATGACTAGCATTAAATCCGCTACTATCCATACAAAAACTCCTTAACTACAATTAACCCTTTTTCTACATTTGTGGATGTGTTAGGCCTCATACAAGATGATGATCTTGCCTGTTACCATTTTGTTCCAATGCTTCGTAACGATTTTGAGATATATACTAGATAGATTACCAGGACTTTAGCAAGAGGTTGTCGCGCTTGGAAATATTCTGAAAGAAAAATGAGTAATTTAGACATTGAATTAGTACTAGAGAGAATCCCTAATAGATAGGATGGGGAAAGAAGGCGCACCAGTGTTAAAATTAAAAAGTAACTAACAAAACCTAAAAAAATTGAGCTCTTCTAAAATAGAACATTTACTAAATTATTTTGAAAACTATTGGGCAATAGAAAGTTCAACGGTTAAAATACTAGATGAATGTGTAACGGAAAGAAAACTTAAGAGAAAGGAAAGCATCTTAACAGAAGGAGAGCATTGTAATCACTTAACTTTTGTCGTAAAAGGAATTTTAAAGACGTATCACATTGACAAAAAAGGAAACCAACACAATCTTCAATTTGCTTCCAACAGTAAATGGTTAACCGATTTTAATAGTTTATATAATAATATCCCTAGCGGACTTTATATTCAGGCTATAGAGCCTTCTATCATTCTGCAAATAAAAAAAGAAGACCTTTTTCATTTATATGACAACTCTCCTCTTTTTGATAGAAATATGAGGATTGTGACGGAGGAAGCCTTTATCGAGCAACAAGAAAGAGTTTTACAGCATATAAGTTCCACAGCACATGAAAGATACCTCTACTTTCTTAAAAGATATCCAAATTTATCAAACCGCATTTCAAATGTACAAATTGCTTCATACATTGGTGTAACACCTGAATTTTTAAGCACGATACGAAAGAAAATAGCCGTTGAAAGGTCATTTTCTTAAACTATCTTATAGTTCTACTCAAAAAAGCCAAAGTAGATTTGCCAATAATAATTCAGAATAAATGGAAAAAACGAATATCTCTAAGTTCATTATCGTAATAATTCTTTTTGCATTTATCAGTTCATGTACAACTAAAACAAATAATTCAAAAATGATAGTAGAAATCACGACTTACAAAGCAGCAGAAAATGTAACGCACGAAGAAATTTTATTGGCTTCAAAAGCATTTAACAAAAATTACTGCTCTAAATGTACAGGTTTGATTAGTCGACAATTTTTAAAAACGGAAGACGGTTACATGGATATTTTCGTTTGGAAAAGTAAAGAAGATGTTGAGCGGGTTCAAAAAACATTTATGCAGGACGAAAATGCAATGAACTTTGCAAACTTGACAGATTCAAGTAGCTTAACAATGAAAAACTATGAGGTGATTGAGTCCGTTGAATTTTAAACTACAATGAGAATAGAAAAACGAAGATGGTTTTGATTTGTTGGGAAACTTATATTATCAAGGTTTTAACAAAGCAATAATGGAAAACAAATTAATTTTGTTACATCTATAACCGAAGCTTTAAACGTATTGACAAACTAATGCGCGTTAACAAAACCAAATCTATTTAAAGGAGAATAAAAAGACCTGTTGAAAGTGTCAATTTTTAGATATTTTCTTTGCTAATCCATTTTCCAATATCAGGAGCTTTATAATGTTTCATTTTGTTAAGTAAATCATCAATATTATCGCTTACCAAAACCATTTGTTTATTAGTTTCTTTTAAAAGCCCATTCTTTACCATGGTATCTAATAAGCTTATAAGTGCATCGTAATAACCGTTAATATTTAGTATGCCAATGGGTTTATTATGAAGCCCCAGTTGCCCCCAGGTTAACATTTCAAAAAGCTCATCCAGTGTTCCGAATCCTCCCGGTAATGTAATAACCCCATCGCATAAGTCATTCATTTTGGTTTTTCTTTCGTGCATGGTATCCACTAAAATCAATTCGCTAAGCCCTTCGTGAGCCAGCTCTTTTTCTTTTAAAAAGTTTGGCAGAACCCCAACAACTTTGCCATTTTCTTCTAGAGCTCCATCTGCAATGGCTCCCATGAGCCCAACTTTAGCGCCACCATAAACCAATGCTATATTTTCTTTAGCTAATGTCTTACCTAGTTGTTTAGCCTTAACTTCAAAAATGGAGTCGTTACCAAAGCTGGAACCACAAAAAACAGCAATCCTATTCATTTAAATAAACTATATTCTCTTTTTTTAATTCCTCCAATAATTTATTTATTTTAATACTATCAACTGAAACTAAATCAAATTCGCCTAGTTCTTTAGCTATATTAATTCGCATGTTCAAATTATAGATTTTATTAACTTTTACTTTATTTAATTCACGTTCTTTTATTACTTTATTTATATCAATAAATGCCTTTTTAAACTGACCATTTTTAAAATATAAATTAGCTCTTTCTTCAAGTATTGTAGTATGAGATATTACACTTAATTTTTTTTCGGCTAGGGTATTACATTTATTCAGATCCTCGATTGCTAGCGTTAGATTATCCATGTGTTTATAAAAATATGCTCTTTCCCAATAAGCACTGAAATTGTTAGAATCTAATTGTATTGCAGTTGAAAAATCTCTTAAAGAATTATATATGTTTTCGCCTTTTTGGTAATAATTACCTCGTTTATAGATCGACCCTCTGGTAGTAAAATAAGTAGGGTTTTTTGAATCGATTGAAATGGCTTTATTTATATATTCGTATGCTAAACTAAGACTTAAGTTTGAATGCGGAGCTCTATGAATATAAATATTGGATATTTTATAATATATATGCGCTTTACCCTTCTTATCTTCCCTTAGAAAAAGAGCTTGAAGATAGTGGTCTTTTATTTTTTCTATTTGATCATTTATTTTTTCTGAATCAGAATTTCTTTGATATTTACTCATTTTAGAGCTTAGAATATTTGCAATCGAATAATGGCAATACCAGTTTTTTGGATTTATCCGAATAGCTTCGTTCAATAATGATAATGCTTCTTCAAATAAATCTAGATCTGCATTTATATTAGCAAGTTCAATCAAATCATAACTATTTACATTGTCTTTTAATTTGCAAGCAATTTGATAATATTCTTTTGCTAAGGTTAAAAAACTATCTCTTTTTCCTTCTTCTCTACCCAATAGTTTAAAATTGGTATACTTTCCTTTATAGGCTCTACCTAATAAATAATATACATTGCTATTTGTTGAATCTAATTTTAATGCTTGGTTGAGTGTTTTAATTGATTTCTCATACTCATTCATTTTGTTATGGCATATGCCGGAATATTCTAAAAGTTTTCCATTAGTTTCCAAATATGTTACTTTTTTAAGGTAATTGAGAGTGTTCTTGTAATCATTTTGACTAAATTTAGACATACCGGCTATAGAAAAAATAATATCATCGATATCTCTTGTTAACTCTCCAGATTTTAAGTCATCTAATTCCTTAATTTGTTGCATGTCAGTATCACCTATTTTCTTCGAATTTTCTAAATAAGGATTATTTAAATCAGTAAGTAAATATTTAATTCTAACTTTAATAGGACCGTCACAACTTTCGTCATAATCGCCCCAAATAATTAAGTCGGCATTATGATAGTTTGCTATTCTTTGAGCTTCAGTATTGGTATAAACACACTCATTATGTCGAAGTAGATTAAAGTTTATATTTAAAGAATTTTTATCTATTAAGCTTTTATATTTTTCAAGAAGTTTTTTTTCATAATTTGTATCCTCAACATTACAATTTTTATCTGGATGAAATGGAAGTATTAATACCTTAAATGATTGACTTTTCTCAGTAAACACTTTATCCCTTCCTACTAATTTGTTAACTTTATCTCTAGGTATAAGCAATAAAACTGTAGAACATAAAATAAACAAAATCAGCGAAATTTCTTTAATACCTATTTCTAATTTTGGTTGGATAATTAAATTTATATAATTGATTTTGCCACTAAAATTATCTGATTTGTTTACAATGGGTTGATTCTTATAAAATGAAAAAAGAATTAAAAACCCTATAAAAACAATCAGTCCTAAGTTGATTTTTAAAGTTAATTCGCAAGCTTTTAAAAGCCAAATAGAAAATAACTGAGCAGAGTAATATTGCCATGAATTATTTGGATAACTATTCTTTACATTTTCAATAAGCTTATTAATTTCCTCTTCTGTTGATATAGCACCTAATTGAGTAATACAAAATATTATCAACACATATAATATAGTATAAAGTGACTTTTTTCTAAACACATATGAAGTGAATTTATCCCACAATGTTTTAAAATAATAATTTGTCATTTAATTTATTATTTAGGAGAGGACTATTGATAAGACATAGCTATGTTATATACGCAAAATAAACTTAATAATTCAAAACGAAAAGACACTTTTTTCAAAATGTAAAAGAGTAAAAACTACTTCTTATTATTCTTTTTATCCACATCCGCCATCATCCCTTTAGGGTCAATTTGAACACTTTTAACGGCTTTTGAAGCTTCGAAAGCATACTCAGGGTATGCCCAGGCCCAATCGGCTATTATAGTAGCCGAGGTTGGCTTTTCACCTCGCATCATTTGCAGCGGGATATAAAAATCTTCAGTAGTATCATCTGTATAAGTTACAGTTACATCTATAGGCATTGGCATTAAGCCTATGCGCTCTAAAGTGATGGTTTTGTCTTCAACACTTTTCACCCCGTAATCAATAGTATTGGTTGTTTGTGCAAAATCTGTTAAATACCAGTCTAGTTCTAAACCAGATACTTTTTCTGCAGACCTAATAATACTGTTAGGTGTTGGGTGTTTAAAAGCAAAATCGTTAAAATATTTTTTTATGGTTTTCTTTAGGTTGTCTTCGCCAATAACATAACCCAATTGTGCCATAAACACAGCACCTTTACTGTATGCAGAAATACCATACCCCATGTTTGAATGATAACGGTCGGCATGGGTTGTAAGTGGTTGTTCTTTACCAGAACTAGCTAAATACATATAATTCCCATAAGCACTGGCAACAGGATTCTTTCTATTATGACCCATAATATCATTTTCAGCTAATTCGCTTATATAAGTCGTAAACCCTTCGTCCATCCATTCATGCTTTGCTTCGTTAGTGGCTAACAAAAACTGAAACCAAGTATGTGCCATTTCGTGAGCTGTAACACCAAATAAACTTCCAAAACTACGGTTACCCGTTATTAGTGTGCACATGGCATATTCCATACCACCATCACCTCCTTGAATAACAGAGTATTGCTTATAAGGGTATTTACCAATACGCTTACTAAAATATTGCATTAATTCTACCGTTTTAGGTTGCAATTTTTTCCAGTTTTCCAGTTTATCGGCGGCTAAAGTGTTTTTATAGTAGAAGTGTAATAGTGGACCGTCCGGAACCTGAATGGTATCGTGAATATAATCTGGGTCTGCAGCCCATGTAAAGTCATGTACTTTAGGCGCTACAAAGTGCCAGGTTTTTTTACCGTTTTTAGCTGATTCATTTGGATTTTGCAAGTAACCCGAACCACCAACAACATAATTTTCGTCAATGGTTAGTTTTACGTCAAAATCTCCCCAAACACCATGAAACTCACGGCCAATATAAGGATCGGCGTGCCATCCTTCAAAATCGTATTCTGCCATTTTTGGATACCATTGTGGCATAGAAAGCGCTACACCTTCCCTATTATTTCTACCTGAACGACGTATTTGTAACGGAACCTGAGCATCGTAAACCATAGTAAATGTTACACTTTCTCCCGGTTGTATAGGTTTTGCCAGATCAACTTCTAAAATAGTACCAACGGTTTCGTGTTTTAAGGCGGTACCATTTTGTTTTAATGAGTGTACTTTTATAAAACCAATTTCGTTAGGCTTTAATTTGCTAATTCTGCTACCAACCCTCGAATCTGGGTCTGCTATAGTACGAGAACGAACATCCATTTCGCTTCCCGGTTGAAAAGCGTTAAAGTATAAATGGTAGTATACCCGGTTTAAAACATCTGGCGAGTTATTGGTATACACTAATGTTTGATTTCCTTTGTATTGATAGGTGTTTACATCCATATCAATTTCCATTTTATAATCTACATGTTGTTGCCAATAAGCGGTTTTTGATACAGATTGTTCGGCTTTAGCTTGTGGTGTAGTAATTTTTTCAGGTGTTTTTTGTGTGGTCACGTTTTTTGAACCACCACAAGACATAAACACACTGATGCTTAAAACAGAAATGAGGAATCGTTTCATTGTGAAATAAAAGGTTTTAAAAAAGAAAGCTGCCTGAAAAGAACTTTGGTGTCTTATTCGAGCGCGCTCGATGTGACATTTCTACTCTGTCAGGCAGCTTCTTTTATATTCGTTAAAAATATTACTTAGACATTTTAGACGCCAGAATTAATGCATTATATGCATTAACCATTTTAGACGACTTAGTTAAATCGGCAAAAGGTCTTACATCGTCGGTATTTCCACCAACAATTACCTTTGTTTTTACAGTTAAACCAGAATCCATAAGGATTTGTTTTACCTGAGCGGCACTTAATTTAGGATAGTAAGAACGAATTAAGGCAGCAACACCAGCAACAGCTGGAGCAGCCATAGACGTACCTCCTTTGGTTTTGTATTCGTTTTCTGGTGTTGTAGAATATACTTTGGCACCCGGTGCAAAAACATCTACATTTTGCTTTCCGTAGTTAGAAAAACCAGCAACTAATCCAGAACCGTATTTTGGAGCCAGTGCTCCTACTCTTATGTATGTATCTGAAACTTCTTCACCATTTATGTTGTCATCTGGGAAATTAGGTTCCGTATCTACATCTTTACTATCGTTTCCAGCAGCATGAACAAAAAGCACATCTTTTTTTCCTGCATATGCTATGGCATCGCGTACCCAATCACTATGTGGTGAGAAGCTTTTACCAAAACTACCGTTTATAATTTTAGCACCATTATCTACAGCATATCTAATAGCTAGAGCAACGTCTTTATCATATTCATCTCCATTTGGTACCGCTCTTATACTCATAATAGCCACATTATTGGCTACACCGTTGGCACCTTTACCGTTATTGCGTTCTGCCGCAATAATACCTGCTACGTGTGTACCATGACTTTCAGATTTTTTAACCGGTTTTACATTACCGTTACCATAAGATTTGGCAGACAGATCGTCTGGATCGTCACCAGTAACACGTCCTTTAAATGTTTTATTTAGGTTGTAATTTAATCGTTCATTAATACTTTTTACGCCATTAGAGATTTCTTCTTTAGCCTCTGCCATAGATTCCATGCCATTGCTAAACATATATTGAGCTACTTGTTTAGCCTGTTTAAGAGTAGGGTCTTCTGTTTTAATGGCAATAACCTCTTCTTTAGTATAATCTTTTTTACCTAAGTGCTTAGATAAAGCTTCATCTGCAGATTTTATTTGCTCGTATATCTGGTCGTAGTTTCCTTTATAACCAGAGTATTTATTATATTCTTTATCATACTCGGTTTGTGCTCTGTTATAATCTGGATGACTGGTATCTCCCTTGGCTAAAATTCTAACAAACTCTAATTGTTCGTCATATCCATCACCTAAAAAGTTCCAACCATGGATATCATCAACATAACCATTATTATCATCATCCTTTCCATTATTTGGAACCTCTTTCGTGTTAGTCCATAATACATCGTCTAAATCTTCATGATCTATATCAATGCCCGAATCAATAACAGCAACAATAACTTTTTTGCCTTTTTTGTTTTTAATAATTTCAGTGTAAGCTTTGTCAACACTCATTCCTGGAATGGTATCTTTTACTAAATCCAAATGCCCCCAGTTGTGCTTTTCTGCCTCGGTTAATTCTGAAACTTTTAATGGCGTATTATCGATATTTTCGATTGGAGTTGATAGGATTGTTGCTGTACCACCACACCCCGAAATTAATATCGCCGCAAAAGCAGAAGCTGTTATTGTCTTAATTGTTCTCATACTTATAGTCTTTACGTTTTTTTGTAATTTTCGTCTTTAAATTTATTTAGTTAAATATTTCTTCTGTTGTATACACGGTATCTAGTCTTACACCTTTTTCGGTTTTCTTTACCGTAATAATTTCATTATTCGCATCATGTTCTAAAAACAAATAGTAATTGTTATCTGCGGCGAGGTTAAGGAATTTTTCTTTTTCGTTGAGAGTTAGCAAGGGTCTGGTATCGTAGCCCATAATGTAGGGAAGAGGTAAATGTCCGGCGGTAGGCAATAAATCTGCCATAAAAGCAATGGTTTTGCCTTTGTATTTAACAAGTGGTATCATTTGCTTATCGGTATGTCCGCTAGCAAAAAAGATATCGAAACCTAGTTCGGAATTGTTTTGTAGATCATTTTCTGGAAGTGATGTAAATTTAAGCTGTCCACTTTCTTCCAAGGGGATAATGTTTTCTTTTAAAAAGGAAGCTTTTTCCCTTCTGTTTGGTTGTGTTGCCCACAACCAATGGTCCTTATTGCTCCAAAAATGGGCGTTTTTAAAAGCGGGTTCGTAACCTGTTTTATTTGTGTTCCATTGCACGCTGCCTCCACAATGATCAAAATGTAAATGTGTTAAAAAAACATCGGTAATATCATCGCGATGAAACCCATGTGCTTTAAGCGAACCATCCAGTGTATGGTTGCCCCAAAGATGATAATAGCTAAAAAACTTTTCAGATTGTTTGTCACCCATACCATTATCTATCAATATCAGTCTATTACCGTCTTCTATGAGTAAACAACGGGTTGCAATATCAATCATATTATTGGCATCGGCAGGATTTGTTTTTTGCCACAGAGACTTAGGTACTACACCAAACATAGCACCACCATCTAGTTTAAGGTTTCCGGCATTTATGGGAAATAAGTTCATAGAAGGTAAAATTAAACAAATCGCAATAAAAACCGCGAATTGTTAAGAATTTATTAAGAAAAATTTTATAAAAATAACTAACGAGAGATAAAAGTTTTGTGTTAATTTTGGCGTTAAATTTAATTGACATTTCTGTTGAAATCGTTTTTAGCCTATATTTTATTATTCTCTCTCGTTTTAAGGCCTGCTTATAATATAGGTTATGTAGCTTATTTTCAGTTAAATATCGACTATATTATTGAAACGTATTGCGTTAATAAAGAAAAGCCAGAATTGCAGTGTAATGGTAAATGTCATTTAGCAAGCCAACTAACAGTAAACCCGATTGAAAATACAGAGGACAACTCATATTTAGGTTCGATATTCGAAGCTTTTGTTCCTGTTTATTTACATAAAAACAAATCCCATTTTATTTTAGAACAACCCATTGCTTTAGTTAAGCATAATTGGAATTATAATAATATGTTTTCTACGCCAGTAAGGGATATTTTGATTCCTCCCCCACAAGCTTAATACTTCTTTTTAGATTTTACATACGGTTGTCTGGTTTTACCAGATGCAAATAGTTATGATCTATATCGTTAGATTATTCGTTTGATATCGTATTGAGTGGTTGTGCGTCATGTTGAACTTGCTTTATTTGTCAAACAGTTTTTCGACAAAGAGGCTTTTCGATAGACCATGCTCACGGCGTGGTACTCGAAGTGCCATACCGAGCTCTGTATGATCTATTACGAATAATCAAATCAAACCTTATTACATATAACCTGTACGATTTCATGAATCGTAAGTGTGTTGGTTATGTGTAATATTCAAAATATTAATAAAACTACAAATGAAAAATATACTAGTACTTGCAATATTGTTTGCAAGTCTAAGCGCATATGCGCAAAACAAATACAGCGGAAAAGTTGTTGATGTTAACAATCAACCATTGGTGCAAGCCACAGTTCAATCCCAAAGTAATTTACAAAATGCCATAGT includes:
- a CDS encoding nuclear transport factor 2 family protein, with protein sequence MNIQDEKQSFNDIKEVTKALEPYIKSALTGDGKLSRSAFYDHAHILGSIKGTVYNMTADEFGGAVSEGGPSENVQHHITWIDISGPAAAAKVEFLDWNGLRFTDFFVLYKKDGQWKISGKVYNSHSKN
- a CDS encoding Crp/Fnr family transcriptional regulator; translated protein: MSSSKIEHLLNYFENYWAIESSTVKILDECVTERKLKRKESILTEGEHCNHLTFVVKGILKTYHIDKKGNQHNLQFASNSKWLTDFNSLYNNIPSGLYIQAIEPSIILQIKKEDLFHLYDNSPLFDRNMRIVTEEAFIEQQERVLQHISSTAHERYLYFLKRYPNLSNRISNVQIASYIGVTPEFLSTIRKKIAVERSFS
- a CDS encoding LOG family protein, which translates into the protein MNRIAVFCGSSFGNDSIFEVKAKQLGKTLAKENIALVYGGAKVGLMGAIADGALEENGKVVGVLPNFLKEKELAHEGLSELILVDTMHERKTKMNDLCDGVITLPGGFGTLDELFEMLTWGQLGLHNKPIGILNINGYYDALISLLDTMVKNGLLKETNKQMVLVSDNIDDLLNKMKHYKAPDIGKWISKENI
- a CDS encoding tetratricopeptide repeat protein; amino-acid sequence: MTNYYFKTLWDKFTSYVFRKKSLYTILYVLIIFCITQLGAISTEEEINKLIENVKNSYPNNSWQYYSAQLFSIWLLKACELTLKINLGLIVFIGFLILFSFYKNQPIVNKSDNFSGKINYINLIIQPKLEIGIKEISLILFILCSTVLLLIPRDKVNKLVGRDKVFTEKSQSFKVLILPFHPDKNCNVEDTNYEKKLLEKYKSLIDKNSLNINFNLLRHNECVYTNTEAQRIANYHNADLIIWGDYDESCDGPIKVRIKYLLTDLNNPYLENSKKIGDTDMQQIKELDDLKSGELTRDIDDIIFSIAGMSKFSQNDYKNTLNYLKKVTYLETNGKLLEYSGICHNKMNEYEKSIKTLNQALKLDSTNSNVYYLLGRAYKGKYTNFKLLGREEGKRDSFLTLAKEYYQIACKLKDNVNSYDLIELANINADLDLFEEALSLLNEAIRINPKNWYCHYSIANILSSKMSKYQRNSDSEKINDQIEKIKDHYLQALFLREDKKGKAHIYYKISNIYIHRAPHSNLSLSLAYEYINKAISIDSKNPTYFTTRGSIYKRGNYYQKGENIYNSLRDFSTAIQLDSNNFSAYWERAYFYKHMDNLTLAIEDLNKCNTLAEKKLSVISHTTILEERANLYFKNGQFKKAFIDINKVIKERELNKVKVNKIYNLNMRINIAKELGEFDLVSVDSIKINKLLEELKKENIVYLNE
- a CDS encoding M1 family metallopeptidase — protein: MKRFLISVLSISVFMSCGGSKNVTTQKTPEKITTPQAKAEQSVSKTAYWQQHVDYKMEIDMDVNTYQYKGNQTLVYTNNSPDVLNRVYYHLYFNAFQPGSEMDVRSRTIADPDSRVGSRISKLKPNEIGFIKVHSLKQNGTALKHETVGTILEVDLAKPIQPGESVTFTMVYDAQVPLQIRRSGRNNREGVALSMPQWYPKMAEYDFEGWHADPYIGREFHGVWGDFDVKLTIDENYVVGGSGYLQNPNESAKNGKKTWHFVAPKVHDFTWAADPDYIHDTIQVPDGPLLHFYYKNTLAADKLENWKKLQPKTVELMQYFSKRIGKYPYKQYSVIQGGDGGMEYAMCTLITGNRSFGSLFGVTAHEMAHTWFQFLLATNEAKHEWMDEGFTTYISELAENDIMGHNRKNPVASAYGNYMYLASSGKEQPLTTHADRYHSNMGYGISAYSKGAVFMAQLGYVIGEDNLKKTIKKYFNDFAFKHPTPNSIIRSAEKVSGLELDWYLTDFAQTTNTIDYGVKSVEDKTITLERIGLMPMPIDVTVTYTDDTTEDFYIPLQMMRGEKPTSATIIADWAWAYPEYAFEASKAVKSVQIDPKGMMADVDKKNNKK
- a CDS encoding S8 family serine peptidase is translated as MRTIKTITASAFAAILISGCGGTATILSTPIENIDNTPLKVSELTEAEKHNWGHLDLVKDTIPGMSVDKAYTEIIKNKKGKKVIVAVIDSGIDIDHEDLDDVLWTNTKEVPNNGKDDDNNGYVDDIHGWNFLGDGYDEQLEFVRILAKGDTSHPDYNRAQTEYDKEYNKYSGYKGNYDQIYEQIKSADEALSKHLGKKDYTKEEVIAIKTEDPTLKQAKQVAQYMFSNGMESMAEAKEEISNGVKSINERLNYNLNKTFKGRVTGDDPDDLSAKSYGNGNVKPVKKSESHGTHVAGIIAAERNNGKGANGVANNVAIMSIRAVPNGDEYDKDVALAIRYAVDNGAKIINGSFGKSFSPHSDWVRDAIAYAGKKDVLFVHAAGNDSKDVDTEPNFPDDNINGEEVSDTYIRVGALAPKYGSGLVAGFSNYGKQNVDVFAPGAKVYSTTPENEYKTKGGTSMAAPAVAGVAALIRSYYPKLSAAQVKQILMDSGLTVKTKVIVGGNTDDVRPFADLTKSSKMVNAYNALILASKMSK
- a CDS encoding MBL fold metallo-hydrolase — protein: MNLFPINAGNLKLDGGAMFGVVPKSLWQKTNPADANNMIDIATRCLLIEDGNRLILIDNGMGDKQSEKFFSYYHLWGNHTLDGSLKAHGFHRDDITDVFLTHLHFDHCGGSVQWNTNKTGYEPAFKNAHFWSNKDHWLWATQPNRREKASFLKENIIPLEESGQLKFTSLPENDLQNNSELGFDIFFASGHTDKQMIPLVKYKGKTIAFMADLLPTAGHLPLPYIMGYDTRPLLTLNEKEKFLNLAADNNYYLFLEHDANNEIITVKKTEKGVRLDTVYTTEEIFN